In a single window of the Anguilla rostrata isolate EN2019 chromosome 4, ASM1855537v3, whole genome shotgun sequence genome:
- the maf1b gene encoding LOW QUALITY PROTEIN: MAF1 homolog, negative regulator of RNA polymerase III b (The sequence of the model RefSeq protein was modified relative to this genomic sequence to represent the inferred CDS: deleted 1 base in 1 codon), which translates to MKLLENSSFEAMSSHLCVETGDSHILGRMESYSCKMAGDDKHMFKQFCQVGEPHVLEALSPPQSSATSPPQLGKSSEDGESPLSDTCCRKTLFYLITTLNESFRPDYDFSTARAHEFSREPSLNWVMNAVNGSLFSAVGEEFNSLGPELWNAIDQEINLQGCDIYSYNPDLDSDPFGEEGSLWSFNYFFYNKKLKRIVFFTCRSVSVLSGYGRDSLDNELDMELEDEEEMDEFTEDRFPRALCV; encoded by the exons ATGAAGTTATTGGAGAACTCGAGTTTTGAAGCCATGAGCTCCCATCTGTGTGTGGAGACGGGTGACTCTCATATCCTGGGCAG GATGGAGAGTTACTCCTGCAAGATGGCGGGCGACGACAAGCACATGTTCAAGCAGTTCTGCCAGGTGGGCGAGCCGCACGTTTTGGAggcc ctgtcccccccccagtccagcGCCACCAGCCCCCCGCA GCTGGGTAAGAGCAGTGAGGATGGAGAGAGCCCCCTGAGTGACACGTGCTGCAGGAAGACTCTGTTCTACCTCATCACCACGCTCAACGAGTCCTTCCGTCCGGACTACGACTTCAGCACCGCCCGGGCACACGAGTTCAGCCGGGAGCCCAGCCTCAACTGG GTGATGAACGCGGTGAACGGCAGCCTGTTCTCGGCAGTGGGAGAGGAGTTCAACTCCCTCGGCCCTGAGCTGTGGAACGCCATCGACCAGGAGATCAACCTGCAGGGCTGTGAcatatacag ctaTAACCCAGACCTGGACTCTGACCCCTTTGGAGAGGAGGGCAGCCTCTGGTCCTTCAACTACTTCTTCTACAACAAGAAGCTGAAGAGGATAGTGTTCTTCACCTGCCGCTCAGTCAG CGTCCTCAGCGGGTATGGCCGAGACAGCCTGGACAACGAGCTGGACATGGAGCTCGAGGACGAAGAGGAGATGGACGAGTTCACTGAGGACAG gttccCCAGGGCTTTGTGCGTTTAA